The Pirellulimonas nuda genome includes a region encoding these proteins:
- the uvrB gene encoding excinuclease ABC subunit UvrB — translation MPQFQLHSEFQPAGDQPAAIEQLVAGLKSGRDQQVLMGVTGSGKTFTMANVIQQLQRPTLVLSHNKTLAAQLYGEFRDFFPNNAVSYFVSYYDYYQPEAYIPQRDIYIEKDSSINEEIDRLRLATTSNLVSRRDVIVVASVSCIYGLGSPEDYKAMMVGLTVGDVVDRDEVLARLIDVQYERNDLDPQRGKFRVRGDSVEVWPAYEEFAYRMEFWGDEVEKLSIINPTSGQVIDTLQQIYIYPAKHFVLPEERVEAAVQRIRFELADRLELFKSQGKLLEAQRLNARTRYDIEMLLEMGYCPGIENYSGPLSGRPSGETPSTLFNYFPDDYLLFIDESHATVPQIGAMYNGDRSRKGTLVEHGFRLPSALDNRPLKFEEWRAKAKQVVYVSATPADFELEQSGGEVVEQIVRPTGLLDPVIEVVPARGQVPHLLEEIRKRAAVGERTLVTTLTKRLAEDLSHYLSEQGVKCKWLHSELDAFERVELLRDLRQGLFETLVGVNLLREGLDLPEVSLVAILDADKEGFLRSETSLMQTIGRAARNVNARVILYADKVTGSMQRAMDETDRRRTLQQEYNKEHNITPETIKKAIRMGIEQEASAHARANAAVGRNDETRYVTEEYISELEKEMYEAADQMEFERAATIRDRIGKMRESIGQSVDAVESQIKKGGSKRGRKGKGGARVPKPNKGV, via the coding sequence ATGCCTCAATTCCAGCTCCACAGCGAATTCCAGCCCGCGGGCGACCAGCCAGCGGCCATCGAGCAGCTCGTCGCAGGCCTCAAGAGCGGCCGAGACCAGCAGGTGCTGATGGGGGTCACCGGCAGCGGCAAGACGTTCACCATGGCGAACGTCATCCAGCAGCTCCAACGCCCGACGTTGGTGCTGAGCCACAACAAGACGCTCGCAGCCCAGCTCTACGGCGAGTTCCGCGACTTCTTCCCCAACAACGCGGTCTCGTACTTCGTTAGCTACTACGACTACTACCAGCCCGAGGCGTACATCCCCCAGCGGGACATCTACATCGAGAAAGACTCTTCGATCAACGAAGAAATCGACCGCCTCCGCCTGGCCACCACCAGCAACCTGGTGAGCCGGCGGGACGTGATCGTGGTGGCGAGCGTTTCTTGCATCTACGGCCTGGGGTCGCCCGAGGACTACAAGGCGATGATGGTCGGCCTGACAGTCGGGGACGTGGTCGACCGCGACGAGGTGCTCGCCCGGCTGATCGATGTGCAGTACGAGCGGAACGACCTCGACCCGCAACGGGGCAAGTTCCGTGTGCGGGGAGACAGCGTTGAGGTGTGGCCCGCCTACGAGGAGTTCGCCTATCGGATGGAGTTTTGGGGGGACGAGGTTGAAAAGCTCAGCATTATCAACCCGACATCTGGGCAGGTCATCGACACTCTCCAGCAGATCTACATCTACCCAGCCAAGCACTTTGTGTTGCCCGAGGAACGGGTCGAGGCGGCGGTTCAGCGGATCCGCTTTGAGTTGGCGGATCGGCTCGAACTGTTCAAGTCACAAGGCAAACTGCTCGAAGCCCAACGCCTGAACGCCCGCACAAGATACGACATCGAGATGCTGCTAGAGATGGGCTACTGCCCCGGCATCGAGAACTACAGCGGGCCCCTTTCCGGCCGGCCTTCTGGCGAGACGCCGTCTACGCTCTTCAACTATTTCCCGGACGACTACCTGCTGTTCATCGACGAGTCGCACGCCACCGTCCCGCAGATCGGCGCCATGTACAACGGCGACCGGAGCCGGAAAGGGACGCTGGTGGAGCACGGCTTCCGCCTACCGAGCGCGCTGGACAACCGCCCGCTGAAGTTCGAAGAGTGGCGGGCCAAGGCCAAGCAGGTGGTCTACGTCTCGGCGACTCCGGCCGACTTCGAGCTGGAGCAGTCCGGCGGCGAGGTGGTAGAGCAGATCGTTCGTCCCACGGGGCTGCTGGACCCCGTGATCGAGGTCGTCCCCGCACGCGGCCAGGTCCCCCACTTGCTCGAAGAGATCCGTAAGCGCGCCGCGGTGGGCGAACGAACCTTGGTTACGACCCTCACCAAGCGGCTCGCCGAAGACTTGTCTCATTACCTGTCAGAACAAGGGGTCAAGTGCAAGTGGCTGCACTCAGAGCTGGACGCGTTCGAACGGGTCGAGCTGCTGCGTGACCTGAGGCAAGGACTGTTTGAAACATTAGTGGGAGTCAACCTGCTCCGCGAGGGGCTCGACCTCCCCGAAGTGTCGCTGGTGGCAATCCTCGACGCAGACAAGGAAGGCTTCCTAAGGAGCGAAACCTCGTTGATGCAAACGATCGGTCGGGCGGCCCGGAACGTGAACGCGAGGGTCATCCTCTACGCAGACAAGGTAACCGGCAGCATGCAGCGGGCGATGGATGAAACAGATCGACGCCGGACGCTGCAGCAAGAGTACAACAAAGAGCACAATATCACGCCCGAAACGATCAAGAAGGCGATCCGCATGGGGATCGAACAGGAGGCGTCTGCCCACGCCCGCGCAAACGCCGCGGTTGGTCGCAACGACGAGACCCGCTACGTCACCGAGGAGTACATCTCCGAGCTGGAAAAAGAGATGTACGAAGCAGCCGACCAGATGGAGTTCGAGCGGGCCGCGACCATCCGCGACCGTATCGGCAAGATGCGCGAAAGCATCGGCCAGAGCGTCGACGCGGTCGAGAGCCAAATCAAGAAGGGGGGGTCGAAGCGTGGGCGGAAGGGAAAGGGTGGCGCACGGGTTCCGAAACCGAACAAAGGGGTTTAG